A part of Pectobacterium cacticida genomic DNA contains:
- the serB gene encoding phosphoserine phosphatase, which produces MSNSLTYCDLPTEINCWPGLPLSLSGDEVMPLDYRAGDTGWLIYSDVLDKNLISLYQRKLGSAMVIVSAWNVGDYQVVRLAGALTPRATKLAHDLGIDVAAMSNSPTLRSPGLLVMDMDSTAIQIECIDEIAKLAGTGEQVAAVTERAMRGELDFAASLRQRVGTLKGADAAILPTVRKTLPLMPGLRNMVSQLQKAGWHIAIASGGFTYFAEYLRDELNLIAAVANELGMKDGKLTGEVVGPIVDAKYKAATLRKLAEKFGIPMQQTVAIGDGANDLPMIKAAGLGIAYHAKPKVNEQSAVTIRHADLTGVLCILSGSMRHEKR; this is translated from the coding sequence ATGTCGAATAGTCTGACCTATTGTGATCTCCCAACCGAGATTAACTGTTGGCCGGGACTGCCACTATCGCTCAGCGGCGACGAGGTGATGCCGCTTGACTACCGTGCTGGTGATACCGGCTGGCTGATTTATAGCGACGTACTCGATAAAAATCTGATTTCGCTCTACCAGCGTAAGCTCGGAAGCGCGATGGTGATCGTCAGCGCCTGGAACGTAGGCGATTATCAGGTCGTGCGTTTGGCCGGGGCGCTGACGCCGCGCGCCACCAAGCTGGCACACGATCTGGGAATTGATGTCGCCGCCATGAGTAACTCGCCAACGCTGCGCTCGCCAGGTTTATTGGTGATGGACATGGATTCCACCGCTATTCAGATCGAATGCATTGATGAAATCGCCAAACTGGCTGGCACAGGCGAGCAGGTTGCTGCAGTGACCGAACGCGCCATGCGTGGCGAGTTGGATTTCGCCGCCAGCCTGCGCCAACGGGTAGGCACGCTAAAAGGCGCCGACGCCGCGATTTTACCGACGGTGCGTAAAACGCTGCCGCTAATGCCAGGTCTACGTAATATGGTGAGCCAGCTTCAGAAAGCCGGTTGGCACATTGCCATCGCATCCGGCGGGTTTACCTACTTTGCTGAGTATTTGCGTGACGAACTAAACCTGATCGCCGCCGTTGCCAATGAATTAGGCATGAAAGACGGCAAGTTGACGGGTGAAGTCGTAGGGCCGATTGTCGATGCAAAATATAAGGCGGCGACATTGCGGAAACTGGCAGAAAAATTCGGCATTCCAATGCAACAAACCGTAGCGATTGGCGACGGTGCAAACGATCTGCCAATGATCAAGGCTGCCGGCCTGGGCATTGCCTATCACGCTAAGCCGAAAGTTAATGAGCAATCTGCAGTGACCATCCGCCACGCCGATCTTACTGGCGTATTGTGCATTCTTAGCGGCAGCATGAGACACGAAAAACGCTAA
- the radA gene encoding DNA repair protein RadA — protein sequence MAKAVKRAFVCNECGADYPRWQGQCSACHAWNTITEVRLAAASVSRSDRLTGYAGESAGVSRVQKLSAISLEALPRFSTGFQEFDRVLGGGVVPGSAILIGGNPGAGKSTLLLQTLCKLSETMKTLYVTGEESLQQVAMRAHRLNLPAHNLNMLSETSIEQICLIAEQEQPQLMVIDSIQVMHLADIQSSPGSVAQVRETAAYLTRFAKTRGVAIIMVGHVTKDGSLAGPKVLEHCIDCSVLLDGDADSRFRTLRSHKNRFGAVNELGVFAMTEQGLREVSNPSAIFLSRGDEITSGSSVMVVWEGTRPLLVEIQALVDQSMMSNPRRVAVGLEQNRLAILLAVLHRHGGLQMSDQDVFVNVVGGVKVTETSADLALLLSLVSSFRDRPLPQDLVIFGEVGLAGEIRPVPSGQERIAEAAKHGFKRAIVPYANMPKKTPANMQVFGVKKLTDALSILDDL from the coding sequence ATGGCGAAAGCGGTCAAACGGGCGTTTGTATGTAATGAATGCGGGGCGGACTATCCGCGCTGGCAAGGGCAGTGCAGCGCCTGCCATGCCTGGAACACCATTACCGAAGTACGTCTGGCGGCAGCGTCAGTATCACGTTCCGATAGGCTCACCGGTTATGCGGGCGAAAGCGCTGGCGTCAGCCGGGTACAAAAACTGTCAGCCATCAGCCTTGAAGCGCTGCCCCGATTTTCTACCGGTTTTCAAGAGTTTGACCGCGTTCTGGGCGGCGGCGTCGTTCCAGGCAGCGCGATATTGATCGGCGGTAACCCCGGCGCGGGGAAAAGCACGCTACTACTGCAAACGCTCTGCAAACTGTCAGAAACAATGAAGACCCTGTATGTCACCGGGGAAGAATCATTACAACAGGTGGCGATGCGAGCGCATCGCCTCAATTTACCGGCTCACAATCTCAACATGCTGTCGGAAACCAGCATTGAACAGATTTGCCTGATTGCCGAGCAGGAACAGCCGCAGCTCATGGTGATCGACTCCATTCAGGTCATGCATCTCGCCGATATTCAATCTTCTCCCGGAAGCGTAGCGCAGGTGCGAGAAACCGCCGCCTACCTGACACGTTTTGCCAAAACGCGCGGCGTCGCCATCATTATGGTGGGCCACGTTACAAAAGACGGCTCACTCGCCGGGCCGAAAGTGTTAGAACACTGTATTGACTGTTCTGTGCTGCTGGATGGCGATGCGGATTCCCGCTTCCGTACCCTACGCAGTCATAAAAATCGCTTCGGTGCCGTTAACGAGTTGGGCGTCTTCGCTATGACGGAGCAAGGGCTACGCGAAGTCAGTAACCCGTCGGCAATATTCCTCAGCCGCGGGGACGAGATCACGTCAGGCAGTTCCGTCATGGTGGTCTGGGAAGGCACGCGCCCGTTACTGGTAGAAATTCAGGCGTTGGTAGACCAATCGATGATGTCAAACCCGCGTCGCGTTGCGGTTGGGCTGGAGCAAAACCGCTTGGCCATTCTACTGGCCGTCCTGCACCGCCACGGCGGCTTGCAGATGTCGGATCAGGATGTGTTTGTGAATGTCGTCGGCGGCGTCAAAGTGACCGAAACCAGCGCCGATCTGGCGCTACTGCTATCGCTGGTCTCCAGCTTTCGCGATCGCCCATTACCGCAGGACCTCGTTATTTTCGGTGAAGTCGGTCTGGCAGGTGAAATCCGCCCGGTTCCCAGCGGACAAGAGCGGATCGCCGAAGCCGCCAAGCACGGCTTCAAACGCGCCATCGTTCCTTATGCCAACATGCCGAAGAAAACGCCAGCCAATATGCAGGTATTTGGGGTAAAAAAACTGACCGACGCCTTGTCGATCCTCGACGATCTCTGA
- the nadR gene encoding multifunctional transcriptional regulator/nicotinamide-nucleotide adenylyltransferase/ribosylnicotinamide kinase NadR translates to MSSFAYLKSAIRQKGFTLQQVADATGMTKGYLSQLLNAKIKSPSAQKLEALHRFLGLEFPHDEKSIGVVFGKFYPLHTGHIYLIQRACSQVDELHVILGYDEPRDRLLFENSSMSQQPTVSDRLRWLLQTFKYQKNIHIHAFNEQGMEPYPHGWDVWSKGIQAFMQEKGITPHFVYTSEEQDAPQYREHLGIEAVLIDPQRSFMNISGSQIRHDPFRYWDYIPTEVKPFFVRTVAILGGESSGKSTLVNKLANIFNTTSAWEYGRDYVFSHLGGDEMALQYSDYDKIALGQAQYIDFAVKYANKVAFIDTDFVTTQAFCKQYEGREHPFVQALIDEYRFDLVILLENNTPWVADGLRSLGSAAARAEFQNLLKTMLASNHIQYIYIKESDYDSRFLRCVELVQQMLGHDRALETLKS, encoded by the coding sequence ATGTCATCATTTGCTTATTTGAAATCTGCCATCCGGCAGAAGGGCTTTACTCTACAGCAGGTTGCCGATGCGACCGGTATGACCAAAGGCTATCTTAGTCAATTACTGAACGCCAAAATCAAAAGCCCCAGCGCACAGAAGCTGGAAGCCTTGCACCGCTTTCTTGGGCTGGAATTTCCACACGACGAAAAAAGTATTGGCGTCGTTTTCGGCAAGTTCTATCCATTACATACGGGTCATATTTATCTGATTCAGCGCGCGTGCAGCCAGGTCGATGAGCTGCATGTCATTTTAGGTTACGACGAACCTCGCGATCGTCTGCTGTTTGAAAATAGCTCAATGTCACAGCAGCCTACCGTCAGCGATCGCCTGCGCTGGTTATTGCAAACCTTTAAGTACCAAAAGAATATTCATATTCATGCCTTTAATGAGCAAGGGATGGAACCTTATCCGCACGGCTGGGATGTATGGAGTAAAGGGATTCAGGCATTTATGCAGGAAAAAGGTATCACGCCTCATTTCGTCTACACCAGTGAAGAGCAAGATGCCCCACAGTATCGTGAGCATCTGGGCATCGAGGCCGTATTAATCGATCCGCAGCGATCTTTCATGAACATCAGCGGTTCGCAGATCCGCCATGATCCCTTTCGTTACTGGGACTATATCCCTACCGAAGTGAAGCCGTTTTTTGTACGTACCGTTGCTATTTTGGGTGGCGAATCCAGCGGTAAATCGACGTTAGTAAACAAGCTGGCCAATATCTTCAATACCACCAGCGCCTGGGAATATGGCCGCGACTACGTGTTTTCTCACCTGGGCGGCGATGAGATGGCTTTGCAATATTCCGACTATGACAAGATCGCGCTAGGTCAGGCTCAGTACATCGATTTCGCTGTCAAATACGCGAATAAAGTAGCTTTTATCGATACTGATTTTGTCACTACACAGGCGTTCTGCAAGCAATACGAAGGCCGAGAACATCCGTTCGTTCAGGCGCTCATTGATGAATATCGCTTCGATCTGGTGATTTTGCTGGAAAATAACACGCCGTGGGTCGCCGACGGACTGCGAAGTTTAGGCAGCGCCGCTGCCCGTGCAGAGTTTCAAAATCTGTTGAAAACGATGTTGGCGAGTAATCACATCCAATATATTTACATCAAAGAATCGGACTACGATTCGCGCTTTTTACGCTGTGTGGAATTGGTACAACAGATGCTGGGCCACGATCGCGCCCTCGAAACGCTTAAAAGCTAG